The nucleotide sequence ttctttttcttcatatttttttacatatcactTTTCCTAAAATCGTCCCTTCTACAGGCTGGTTTTCCTGTCGAGCCTTCTTGGGTTTACAGGCTCTTGTCTGTgttcataagggttttcagcttaacattaaattgaatatagactttaggccaaatgccaagcactgggacctatgatgtcattcagcgctgaaacggaaattgacagtaaaacgtttgagaggtgtgacaggagaacctcgcagttgcactatgaatcaattgttagaaggtggaaagtaaggtgggagaaagagaatatgaaagaaggtacagtaaaagaaacgaaaggggtcgcagctaggggccgaaggcacgctgcaaagaaccttgagtaatggctacagtgtaccacatggggcgcaactgacggcactaaagaaagaaagagagctaATCTAGTTCCATTTGTTTTCACCAAAAATGTTTATTCTTCACAACCCCttcatcaacattaaatttattctgTGCTGATGACTCCCAGCCACACGAACTTGACAAGCTtcaaagaaagggatttatatgaaaaaaaaaacaaaagaaaaatatcttttacttttGAGCTAACTtacaaatcttttaaaataaaacaaaataaaagatagttTCCTCAATAGACAATGGGTATTTATGGTAAGCTTTCtcagaatgacaaaaatacagctcaGATCCTTAGTGACACTACACTTTGTGAACTGACATCAATATTTTAATCACCTTGGTCATTCTTATCTACAACCACtcagaaaacttcacaaaactttTCCGATTCTTTAACCCCCATCTTTACTCaactgaaactttttttctttttcgtttctttttatataatacaaaaaatactgtactgtacaagttATTCATGTCACCTTTGCACTACACATTTCTTTGAGGTGCTCCCAAAATAAACTTAAGGTTAAGTATCACAAACAACTGACTTCACTTGTAATGTCCACTTTTAGTTTGCAAGCGTTGGTTTTTTGGAAGAACCTGTACCAGTTATACTCTCTGAACCGGGACGTTTAAGAGTTCTTTCACTCTCGAATGGCTCATTGCAGTTCTCAAATTTGATCGTGATAAACAGACCACAGCCTATGCAACGTGACGCCAAGTGAAAAGTTTTGAGATTTACACTAAACCTTGAAGGACACAACACTGTATAACACATGGGACACTCTTCTGGGCAGTTGAcagtttttctagtttttctatCTTTCTGGAGTGTGATAATGAGGCAGTTTTCCTCACAGTGAAGGTTACTTGCTTCTTGAGGAGGAGGTAGGTCGTGTAAAGTAGGGAGACCACAGGGAGACGAACCTCCTTCGGATATATCTTTCAGAGTGGCTTCTTGGGAGTCACCCTGAACCTGACTTGGCTTGCATTTCTCATTCTTCGTCACTTCCTGAGAATCCGTGTCCCGAGAATTCACACCTCCATCATTCAAGTTTTGGGAATCGCTGCTTCTACTATCACACTTGGTTCGAGAATCGATACATGTATCATTTTTGCCATGAAAATCACTGTTTTCATCGTGAGAATCAATATGCGTACTATTCTGACCCTGGGGATCATGTTTATTGGTTTTATCAAGAGGGAGGCCTTCTGACAATTTCTTACTATTATGACCATTACTCTCAGACCTACTGACATCGCCCAACAAACTAACATACTCTGTTACTTCGTCCAAGTGCTCAAGTGAGCAAGAgcttttcaataaatattcattattcatggcGGCCCGACTTCCTTCTGCTTCCTCCAGTCCTGGGAACGCCGCTCTGATGAGATCCACACTTTTGAATTTACCATCACTGCTTTCAACAaggaatttgtcatttgtttcttcCTCTGCAATTTTCTCTCCCTTCATAGAAGTTGGGACCTTTACTCCCTCTTCAACAAACCTATCTTCAGCGGTTACAGAGGTTTTCCGGCTTCCTGCCATAATAAATGTATTAGTGGAAGATGCCTCAGACTTAAGTACCTTATCTTTAGAGCCTTCTCCAGCAACAGATGAACCGGTGGCGCATGACTCAGAAATTACCAAGCCTTCAGGGGCTTCTTCCACAGCCAATGGACTAGTAGAACTGGGCTTTGAGTTTACCAAGCTTACAGAACTTTCTTTAACAGATGTACTACTGACAGAGTCAGCCTCACATTCTATGATATCAGGCAATGGCACTGACAGACGTCTCAACTCTGAATCACACGTACCAAGAGAGATTGAAGGGGAATCTCGATCACTAACCGGCATGTCCACTGTCTCTTCTTGAAATCTCTGATCAGAAACAAATGAACTGTGAGAGGCAAGTTCTGATTTTTTATGCGCATCCACCTCTAAAGGTGCCTTTGAAGAATTATGATTCAAAGTAGGTTGATCTCTAGTGGATAAAGGCACCGGCTGAggagtaaataaattttgtacagGCGATAAATTGGGATCATGCATGAAGGTAACGTTGCAATGTGCATTTGACTTAAGCTGAACTGGTCTTGAGGAATTTGGAGTGGGTGGTGTGAGAGGGGGAGTTATGACTGAGGGCAATGAATCAGTCTTGGTATTCACTTTCGAGGGCCCTGGACAAGTGAAAGGTTCAGAAGTAATAGTAGCCTGGCCATAGTTATCTGTTTGACAGGAATTACCACTTTCCGTGGTTGGATAGGTATTACTGCTGTTCTGAAGTCTGGTGAAAGGGCTTTGACCATGTGACTTATTTGTAGCTACAATTCTTGAGTCATGAATTATGCAGCAGGGGTCCTCCTCATCACTTACGTCATGTACGCAGCAGGAGTCCTCCTCATCAATTTTGTCACATAATACATtgctaaaattattattcttgggTAATAAACTTGCATTAGCAGGTGAGACCTCTTTGGAAGCTGCCAGCCACAAGGGTCCATCGTTTCCTCCCCTGCTAGCTGTTGAAGTATACTGAAGACCTTGCTCCCCAGACAACTGACATCCTTGACTTGTCACTGTTCCCTGCGGCATATCAGGAACTCTACCAAAGGAGCTCTGGTTTTGTGAAGTACTGTTTGTGAACGACTGAAGAGAATGCAGATCATGTCTAACTCGAAGCCTTTGCTGTGGAATGGCATGATTAGGTGGATGGTGCTGCTGGACTTGATTTGGACTTGCATTCTGGATCCCTGGATATGGGAGTTGGGATGCAGGGTATGTTTGATGCTGAGGTTGCTTGAATGCTTGAGGCTGATGGTATGTTGACGTGTTAGAGCTCACATTTTGAAGTGGTTGAGATATCTGAGGATAATGATGTACAACAAGAGAAGGACCCTGCAAAGTTGCTTGAGGACAATTCTGGGGTTGACTATGGCGTAAGTTTCTGAAATGTGACCGATTAAGTACTGGTAAACGTGGCTGAGGCTGATGGTGTGACGTTAACGGTGCATGGAATGTTCGATGCTGTACCTGTGAATATGCCTGAGTCCGATTCACAGGCACTGATGACTGATGACTATTCACAGGCACCGATGACTGATACTGATGACTATTCACAGGCACCAATGACCGATGACTATTCACAGGCACCAACGACCGATGACTATTCACAGGCACCGACGACTGATGACTATTCACAGGCATTGATGACTGATAACTATTCACAGGCACCGACGACTGATGACTATTCACAGGCACCGACGACTGATGACTGTGCACAGGCGCCGATGACTGATGACCATTCATAGGCACCGACGACTGATAACTCAACATCTGATTTGGCTGAAATAACACTGATGCTGATGAACTATGAAAATTCGGAAAATTCTGACGCGGTGGCCGAGGTGCATTGCGCGTCTCGGAAAATGCTGGATACTGCAGCACTCCTGGGTTTGGTTGCTGAACTTGGGATCTTGGTAACTGCTGAGAAACCTGACTGGGAGGGTTGTGCAATTCACTGAAAGGCGGTGCGTTTGACGAAGCATTTGGCACCCTTGCGAATGCCTCGTTTGCTGCTGGGTATCCAGAGGAAACTAATGGAAGTGCAGATGTCAAATAAGAATGCTGTGCATTCTGGTAAGAAACAGCTATCTGGTTCTGTAGCGACAGTGCTGAATCTCCTTGGCCCACAGTTTCTTGTGAACGCTCCTGTGGCACTTCTTGAGAAGATGGTGATGAAGCAGGTGCCACATTTTCAATCAAATCCTGACTAATCGTTGACCCTGCGTGATGCGCATTCGTTGTTTGAAAGGCCTTTCTCAGTTTTTCGTTGTCCTTCTCAAGCTTGTGTATTCTCATACTCTTCCCTATGAAAACACGCTTCAGTGTCAAATATGAAGTCTTTGTTAGAACGACCTCTTCCTCCATCGTGATGGGCTGTtgtaatctgaaaagaaaaataaatgattgaggaCCTAAAACCAAAATAGCATCCTACAAACATGGATCAACAATTATATAAGGTAAAACATGAAAATCCTTGCTTATAGCAACtattatgattttaatatatatatatatatatatatatatatatatatatatatatatatatatatatatatatatatatatatatatatatatatatatatatatatatatatatatatatatactgtatacatacatataattatatatatatatagatagatagatagatagatatatatacagatagatacatgtagatttatatataatatatatatattcatatagatataaTGTTGTCGTGCCccgtttctttcctctttattagGGCATGACACTAAGGTAACGTGTCCGGGGGGTGGTGGCCATGTGGTAATTCGTTAAGTAGGAACAAATGATTCTTGAAAACAGATTAATTAAATTCCACAAGACTTTAAGGGGAAAATGACTAATTGTTCCCGTATCTGGTTTATTTCGCACTTCTTTTGTCACAGTTTCCAATTTATAGTTTCTTAACTGGTTCGAGACTCTAAATTCTGATTGAGGGGGACTAATGTTCTGGGAGTCGATCATtacacacttcttcttcttctcacaccGTCTTTCCGTTTCTTTTCCGCTTCCCCTCACCTTGGAACTGTTTTTCCGCTCTCTATTCTTCTACCCTGCTTTCCACTCCTCTCTGTTCTTCCTTAAATCTCCTGTTTCCCCTTGTGTCAACCGTGACGTCACATTCTTGGCAGGTACTGTGTTTCAAAGCACCTCAAAGCTCTTTGtcgggcgagtcggtagagttgtgggctagcactcgctaggcccgagttcgagtctccggccggctaatgaagagttagaggaatttttttctggtggtagaaattaatttctcgctataatgtggttcggattccacaataagctgtaggtcccgttgctaggtaaccaattggttcttagccacgtaaaataagtctaatccttcgcgccagccctaggagagctgttaatcagctcagtggtcaggttaaactaagatatattgaACTTCAACTCCACTCCTTTCTATTCTTCCTTAAATCTCCTATTTCCCCTTGTGTCAACCGTGACGTCATATTCTTGGCAGGTACCGTGTTTCCAAAGCACCTCCTCCatttgcttcattccaactcttAGAGTGTGCCCCTTGGAGTCCTGCTGGTCATTGGATAATGGCTCCTTGTAAGATGTCTTtgggtctctggcactgatggcatttgaatGGCCAAATCATctaggcctgacctgtgggagtggcttattTCTTTGGACACCCCTTTGAAGGcatgggggggggagggtgaggggtgTCTTCTTCCCACATTCTGCTTCCCAGCTGTCCCCCTCAAAGGACTACTCCTCCTCGGTTTCGGCCAGTTGCACCTTCTCTTAGCACCTCGTTAGTTCTTGCGTGTTCTTGAAGATGTGGTTGGCGCCGTGTTGTGACAGGAGGAAAGATTTATGGGAGTTTATGATCCTTCTACAGACCCGATGGAAATATGAaatttccacttcgaaaaaataagttttctctgttctctcaatacacacacatacatataattatctatttatatactcgtacatatatatagattagatatatatattatatatatatatacacagtcatactccgaacttacgtgaggttaggttccagaacccctggcgcagggtgaattttcgcgtaagcttggcatggtctctaaaaatgctagtaaatgtttatttctaaagtttacaCACtaaaatatgaccctaatcatgctcccaaattattaagttaactattaaattaaattaaagttactgtaatttcatttaaaagttagcttaatacattacccttaaacaagagaaataaatggttgacataaaaattgagtgttggaagagaatttctctctctctctctctctcttccaaccgatctatttttagaagtcgtctcaacccctttttaataacttctttattctgcgtctctttctctctgttctgaaatgccttttcatgaacaaacagtgttttatattttgactaatacaactcttagttattatgtctctatgttttagaacgtatttgcaacactagcacaTATACACTTCGTAgatgatacaggtcaaattagatcaatttaaaatatctattgtataggtaaagacgtacagagaattaataagttttaaaatgtgtgagcgctaactatgaacgagagagagcgagagagagagagttattcttacgttagatatcaaaagatggaaattcagtattaaactaacttttaaatgaaattaaagttactgtattttcatttaaaagttagcttaatacattacccttaaaaaaaataaatggttgacttagaaatataggagtgtgtgactctttccccccattccaccgatctatttttagaagtcttctcaacctctttttaaaaactttattctgtcactttctctttgttctgaaatgctctatgttctgaaatgctctttgttctgaaatggcAGCTTATGTTTTAGAAGGGCAATggatttacagtttgtaaacaatACAGGAAAATTAGATTAAATACAAAAGAGCTATCTACTGTCTTGATGCCTTAAATGACAAACAGAGATAAAcagtgacatttgtataaatacataaagtaaaaatgttaaaatgctgacctggcacgttttacgCGTGACtagagcttgaagaaaatgggaagtcaccaaagaaaacaagagagactTAGAATGGCGCCGCCGAgagcgccgatgtggtgactttacatgagttctgaaatgctctatgttttaGAAGGGCGCAGACAGTTTGAAACGAGagaattcaaaattatctactctaacagttgtccttacatacagagaaacagtgcttaATACATTTAActtctaacgagagagagagaatctaacagTTGTCacaagagagaaatttttatgaattattaggacacagagagagagagagagaattacaagaaaaatatgaccactgattagcaacactccccttcttgtcatgttaaatggcATGTCCGACAGCTTTTGCCTTctaacaaaagatgagggaagaatttgtttgttcaaaataatacgaattttgtaattattattattattattatgtaaaaagtttatttatcatacaaataaacatacctgtatacatgtgccataaaaattcatctcactaaaagaggggaatttatgagtgataaatggatcggtactgccgggatgtaccgatccatttatcacttattataaattccccttcgccgataattccccatcgggaatattcctgaagaagtatgaatttgatattaaacatttgtagcttcatgaatgtatataaatcacggtgtgataaaaacttcatatgtACTGTGTACGTATTATGTAAGTAGGGGTAAAACCCTCTGATCGGCTCATCTCTGGACGCTCCTCCCTAGATCTTGATAAAGATGGCTAAGTGCCGATTAATACGCTGATTATGGTCACACACGGCCCTAACAAGtattttggttatcatcacagaCATAATAGATAAAATCTTTATTGACCCACCCCAAACAGCTGtgcttgcctttctctctctctctctctctctctctctctctctctctctctctctctctctctctctctctcacaccccattcgtgtttttttttttattttaaggaattcctcgttccacttttctttttcatgcaCTTTTTTATATGTGGTCATGATCATACATAGCCTAtactttttaagaaaactaatatttttgttttccactGAATCTCGTAAAGAAAGAACGAGGAAAACcccgaaagaattaaagaaaaaaaaaaaaaaaagaattcgtcAATATATTCATATGACCTTCTCGACATGGTGTGCAATTCCTCTGTTATACGTTTAATCTTTCTCAGTTAAAATCCTACCCTGTAATTCTTAGGGGTGAGgaataacttttaacttttaaaaaatgctcgGAAataattcctcttctctctcattccatcaacatctttccctctctctctcttcttcttcttcttctctctcactaGAAAAAATTTAAGGCCTTATTGccccct is from Macrobrachium rosenbergii isolate ZJJX-2024 chromosome 10, ASM4041242v1, whole genome shotgun sequence and encodes:
- the LOC136842440 gene encoding nuclear receptor coactivator 6 isoform X1, with product MEEEVVLTKTSYLTLKRVFIGKSMRIHKLEKDNEKLRKAFQTTNAHHAGSTISQDLIENVAPASSPSSQEVPQERSQETVGQGDSALSLQNQIAVSYQNAQHSYLTSALPLVSSGYPAANEAFARVPNASSNAPPFSELHNPPSQVSQQLPRSQVQQPNPGVLQYPAFSETRNAPRPPRQNFPNFHSSSASVLFQPNQMLSYQSSVPMNGHQSSAPVHSHQSSVPVNSHQSSVPVNSYQSSMPVNSHQSSVPVNSHRSLVPVNSHRSLVPVNSHQYQSSVPVNSHQSSVPVNRTQAYSQVQHRTFHAPLTSHHQPQPRLPVLNRSHFRNLRHSQPQNCPQATLQGPSLVVHHYPQISQPLQNVSSNTSTYHQPQAFKQPQHQTYPASQLPYPGIQNASPNQVQQHHPPNHAIPQQRLRVRHDLHSLQSFTNSTSQNQSSFGRVPDMPQGTVTSQGCQLSGEQGLQYTSTASRGGNDGPLWLAASKEVSPANASLLPKNNNFSNVLCDKIDEEDSCCVHDVSDEEDPCCIIHDSRIVATNKSHGQSPFTRLQNSSNTYPTTESGNSCQTDNYGQATITSEPFTCPGPSKVNTKTDSLPSVITPPLTPPTPNSSRPVQLKSNAHCNVTFMHDPNLSPVQNLFTPQPVPLSTRDQPTLNHNSSKAPLEVDAHKKSELASHSSFVSDQRFQEETVDMPVSDRDSPSISLGTCDSELRRLSVPLPDIIECEADSVSSTSVKESSVSLVNSKPSSTSPLAVEEAPEGLVISESCATGSSVAGEGSKDKVLKSEASSTNTFIMAGSRKTSVTAEDRFVEEGVKVPTSMKGEKIAEEETNDKFLVESSDGKFKSVDLIRAAFPGLEEAEGSRAAMNNEYLLKSSCSLEHLDEVTEYVSLLGDVSRSESNGHNSKKLSEGLPLDKTNKHDPQGQNSTHIDSHDENSDFHGKNDTCIDSRTKCDSRSSDSQNLNDGGVNSRDTDSQEVTKNEKCKPSQVQGDSQEATLKDISEGGSSPCGLPTLHDLPPPQEASNLHCEENCLIITLQKDRKTRKTVNCPEECPMCYTVLCPSRFSVNLKTFHLASRCIGCGLFITIKFENCNEPFESERTLKRPGSESITGTGSSKKPTLAN